The Pelecanus crispus isolate bPelCri1 chromosome 7, bPelCri1.pri, whole genome shotgun sequence genome includes a window with the following:
- the CYP11A1 gene encoding cholesterol side-chain cleavage enzyme, mitochondrial: MLARAAPKPGALRGCPPALTGGCCWIQGAATPLHAPAVPPTPRPFNQLPGDWRAGWLNLYRFWQEGGLHNVHHIMARKFQQFGPIYREKLGVYESVNIISPRDAATLFQAEGTLPERFSVPPWVAYRDYRNKPYGVLLKTGEAWRSDRLMLNKEVLSPQVVEGFVPLLSDVGEDFIRRARAQVAKSGREHWTADFTHELFRFALESVCHVLYGERLGLLQDFVDPEAQRFIDAVTLMFHTTSPMLYLPPALLRHLNAKMWRDHVWAWDAIFTQADKCIQNVYRDLRLQRKSTKEYMGILCSLIMQEKLPLDDIKASITEMMAGGVDTTSMTLQWAMFELARSPGVQEQLRAEVLAAKREAAGDRVKMLKTIRLLKATIKETLRLHPVAVTLQRYTMQEVILQDYRIPPKTLVQVGLYAMGRDAEVFPKPEQFSPQRWLAAGPKHFKGLGFGFGPRQCLGRRIAELEMQLFLMHILENFKIETMRAVEVGTKFDLILIPDKPIYLTLRPLESQA; the protein is encoded by the exons atGCTCGCTCGGGCTGCGCCCAAGCCAGGTGCCTTGCGGGGATGTCCCCCTGCCCTAACCGGGGGATGCTGCTGGATTCAGGGGGCTGCCACCCCATTGCATGCTCCCGCCGTCCCACCAACACCTCGACCCTTTAACCAGCTGCCCGGTGACTGGCGAGCTGGCTGGCTCAACCTCTACCGCTTCTGGCAGGAGGGCGGCTTGCACAACGTCCATCACATCATGGCTCGCAAGTTCCAGCAGTTCGGGCCCATTTACAG GGAGAAGCTGGGTGTCTACGAGAGTGTGAACATCATCAGCCCCCGGGACGCTGCCACGCTCTTCCAGGCGGAGGGGACACTGCCAGAGCGCTTCAGCGTGCCCCCCTGGGTGGCTTACCGTGACTACCGCAACAAGCCCTACGGCGTGCTCCTCAA GACGGGAGAGGCCTGGCGCTCAGACCGCCTGATGCTGAACAAGGAGGTGCTGTCACCACAGGTGGTGGAGGGTTTTGTGCCTCTGCTGAGTGATGTGGGCGAGGACTTCATCCGGCGGGCACGAGCCCAGGTGGCGAAGAGCGGCCGGGAGCACTGGACGGCTGACTTCACCCATGAGCTCTTCCGCTTTGCCCTGGAGT CTGTGTGCCATGTGCTGTACGGGGagcggctggggctgctgcaggactTCGTGGACCCTGAGGCGCAGCGCTTCATCGACGCCGTGACCCTGATGTTCCACACCACCTCGCCCATGCTCTACCTGCCACCTGCCCTCCTCCGCCACCTCAATGCCAAGATGTGGCGGGACCATGTCTGGGCCTGGGATGCCATCTTCACCCAGG CGGACAAATGCATTCAAAATGTCTACCGGGACCTGCGGCTGCAACGCAAGAGCACCAAGGAGTACATGGGCATCCTCTGCAGCCTCATCATGCAGGAGAAGCTGCCCTTGGATGACATCAAGGCCAGCATCACCGAAATGATGGCTGGTGGGGTGGACACA ACCTCCATGACGCTGCAGTGGGCCATGTTTGAGTTGGCACGATCCCCAGGGGTCCAGGAGCAGCTGCGGGCAGAGGTCCTGGCCGCCAAACGGGAAGCAGCAGGGGACAGGGTGAAGATGCTGAAAACCATCCGGTTACTCAAAGCCACCATCAAGGAGACGCTCCG GCTGCACCCTGTGGCAGTGACCCTGCAGAGGTACACCATGCAAGAGGTCATCCTCCAGGACTACCGCATCCCCCCCAAG ACGCTGGTGCAGGTCGGTCTCTACGCCATGGGCCGGGATGCCGAGGTCTTCCCCAAGCCGGAGCAGTTCAGCCCTCAACGCTGGCTGGCAGCCGGCCCCAAGCACTTCAAGgggctgggttttggttttggacCCCGCCAGTGCCTGGGGCGCCGGATCGCTGAGCTGGAGATGCAGCTCTTCCTCATGCAT ATCCTGGAGAACTTCAAGATCGAAACCATGAGAGCAGTGGAAGTTGGGACCAAGTTTGATCTCATCCTGATCCCGGATAAACCCATCTATCTGACCTTACGGCCACTTGAGTCCCAGGCATGA